A genomic window from Plasmodium chabaudi chabaudi strain AS genome assembly, chromosome: 8 includes:
- a CDS encoding erythrocyte membrane antigen 1, whose amino-acid sequence MSYNLDLPNLKFIDEFSPIIVEIPKARQIKLTEPFISETDGTIIDKVTGFLRRENESMGKGFYIRPYKEAYEHMINFIFTPFNKNDQSFKSNQTNAHKQGDTLPGVSKTPENHKLPEKQKLSTLNELDKCNENKDKGEEIDEDKDEELDDAYLRPMSFLNGKKNGNGNFKDKIAKIYRSLKGGIRRKKRRNKGNGNERKGNEELEGEYVKAASLLDEENENKDEEIDNENENKDEELGEDNENKDKGEEIDDEIDEELDAAYLRALSFLTGDEDDNRSFKEGLEKMYRSLKVIRRNRRRNQRRNGGNRNEKLDGKDVKAAPLLGDEENENKDEELGEDNENENKDEELGEDNENENKDEELGEDNENENKDEELGEDNENENKDEELGEDNENENKDEELGEDNENENKDEELGEDNENENKDEELGEDNKNKDKGEEIDDEIDEELDAAYLRALSFLTGDEDDNRSFIEGLEKIYRALKVIRRNRRRNQRRNGGNRNERKGNEELDGEDVKAASLLGDEDNENEE is encoded by the coding sequence ATGAGTTATAACCTTGATCTTCCAAATCTCAAATTTATAGATGAATTTAGTCCAATAATAGTAGAAATTCCCAAAGCTCGTCAAATTAAATTAACTGAACCCTTTATCTCAGAAACCGATGGCACTATCATTGATAAAGTTACCGGATTTTTAAGAAGAGAAAATGAGTCCATGGGGAAAGGATTCTATATTAGGCCATATAAAGAAGCGTATGAGCATatgattaattttatttttacaccttttaataaaaatgatcaaTCTTTTAAATCCAACCAGACGAACGCCCATAAACAAGGTGATACACTCCCTGGAGTATCTAAGACGCCTGAAAATCATAAATTGccagaaaaacaaaaattaagtACACTAAATGAATTAGATAAatgtaatgaaaataaagacaaAGGCGAAGAGATAGATGAAGACAAAGATGAAGAATTAGATGATGCATATTTGAGACCTATGTCCTTTCTCAacggtaaaaaaaatggtaatggcaattttaaagataaaatagCGAAGATATATCGTTCCTTGAAGGGGGGGattagaagaaaaaaaagaagaaataaagGAAACGGAAACGAAAGAAAAGGAAATGAAGAGCTAGAAGGAGAATATGTGAAAGCTGCATCACTTCtagatgaagaaaatgaaaataaagacgAAGAGAtagataatgaaaatgaaaataaagatgaaGAATTAGGTgaagataatgaaaataaagacaaAGGCGAGGAGATAGATGACGAGATAGATGAAGAATTAGACGCAGCATATTTGAGAGCACTGTCCTTTCTCACCGGTGACGAAGATGATAATAGAAGTTTTAAAGAGGGTCTAGAGAAAATGTATCGTTCCCTGAAGGTGATTAGAAGAAATCGAAGAAGAAATCAAAGAAGAAATGGAGGAAACAGAAATGAAAAGTTAGATGGAAAAGATGTGAAAGCTGCACCACTTCTAGgagatgaagaaaatgaaaataaagatgaaGAATTAGGTgaagataatgaaaatgaaaataaagatgaaGAATTAGGTgaagataatgaaaatgaaaataaagatgaaGAATTAGGTgaagataatgaaaatgaaaataaagatgaaGAATTAGGTgaagataatgaaaatgaaaataaagatgaaGAATTAGGTgaagataatgaaaatgaaaataaagatgaaGAATTAGGTgaagataatgaaaatgaaaataaagatgaaGAATTAGGTgaagataatgaaaatgaaaataaagatgaagaattaggtgaagataataaaaataaagacaaAGGCGAAGAGATAGATGACGAAATAGATGAAGAATTAGATGCAGCATATTTGAGAGCACTGTCCTTTCTCACCGGTGACGAAGATGATAATAGAAGTTTTATAGAGGGTCTAGAGAAGATATATCGTGCCCTGAAGGTGATTAGAAGAAATCGAAGAAGAAATCAAAGAAGAAATGGAGGAAACAGAAATGAAAGAAAAGGAAATGAAGAGTTAGATGGAGAAGATGTGAAAGCTGCATCACTTCTAGGAGATgaagataatgaaaatgaagaataa
- a CDS encoding early transcribed membrane protein, which produces MKLTKALYFIAFLLAINVLVPGSNNYVEAKPANGNSLANKIKNNKAAFIATLITTLALAAAGTTFGVMHLKKKKGDSKKKPVLSEMNTTPLIIPEKKPVPASNNKSKPSTSLPNSRASSPLGH; this is translated from the coding sequence atgaaattaacaaaagcattatattttattgccTTTTTATTGGCCATAAACGTATTAGTCCCAGGATCGAATAATTATGTTGAAGCTAAACCAGCAAATGGAAATTCTCTTgctaacaaaattaaaaataacaaagcTGCATTTATAGCTACATTAATTACAACATTAGCATTAGCAGCAGCTGGTACCACTTTTGGTGTAatgcatttaaaaaagaagaaaggagactctaaaaaaaaaccaGTATTATCAGAAATGAACACAACACCCTTAATTATTCCAGAAAAAAAACCAGTCCCAgcatcaaataataaaagtaagCCATCAACATCATTACCTAATTCAAGGGCATCATCACCATTAGGACACTAA